In the genome of Leishmania mexicana MHOM/GT/2001/U1103 complete genome, chromosome 16, one region contains:
- a CDS encoding putative endoplasmic reticulum oxidoreductin, which translates to MCRMNIEATVRCVCSVLLVVFLVFTHEAPKITVDSAVTNSPVKPRIVLDTTKLDYGYCHSSPTEIDEGTKSLLDILNRITVSPYFRYFKVNSAKPCPYWAVSLLCTSAENTCDVCKCDENSIPEALRANEDMSELNTPDGSVAKTVLQPVNLDDWGDWLKADDGAEYVDLASNPEGNTGYSGPLAAQVWRAIYAENCLTDKYGTCQELSILRTLLSGLHMSINIHVCTSFYKDPDLSSPQHSAGIYNNPNISFFPNCEMYNKRIAPFPDFVGNLYILYQFTLRALAKSRPFFTNDVSIFNTGARGEATLTDLQLHDNINELFNSRLICSPTFDEGAFLESEKGRSLIPQFKAMMLNVTHLMDCVTCEKCRIWGKLETKGIAVAMKVIMNPENERITLDRSEMVTLVNLARQLAFSVRNAQRLGSECSEDD; encoded by the coding sequence atgtgccgaATGAATATCGAGGCTACTGTTAGGTGCGTTTGCAGTGTGCTTCTCGTCGTGTTCCTGGTTTTCACGCACGAAGCACCGAAAATAACGGTTGACTCTGCTGTCACCAACAGCCCCGTGAAGCCTCGGATCGTGCTGGACACTACAAAACTGGACTACGGGTATTGCCACTCCTCCCCTACTGAGATCGATGAGGGCACTAAATCACTTCTCGACATCCTCAACCGTATTACAGTATCACCCTACTTTCGCTATTTCAAGGTCAACAGCGCGAAGCCGTGCCCTTACTGGGCAGTAAGCCTTctgtgcaccagcgccgaAAATACCTGCGATGTGTGCAAATGTGACGAAAATTCCATCCCGGAGGCCCTACGCGCCAATGAGGATATGAGCGAGCTCAACACCCCCGATGGTAGCGTTGCGAAGACAGTGCTGCAGCCTGTGAACCTTGACGACTGGGGAGATTGGCTGAAAGCAGACGACGGGGCAGAGTACGTGGACCTGGCATCCAACCCCGAGGGCAACACAGGATACTCTGGTCCTCTTGCAGCGCAGGTGTGGCGTGCCATCTATGCCGAAAACTGTCTGACGGACAAATACGGAACATGCCAGGAGTTGTCCATCCTGCGGACGCTGTTGAGCGGGCTGCACATGTCCATCAACATCCATGTCTGCACGAGCTTTTACAAGGACCCCGACCTCTCTTCGCCTCAACACAGTGCTGGGATTTATAACAACCCGAATATTTCTTTCTTTCCAAACTGCGAGATGTACAACAAGCGTATCGCGCCGTTTCCTGACTTTGTGGGTAACTTGTATATTCTTTATCAGTTTACCCTTCGCGCACTCGCCAAGTCAAGGCCGTTCTTCACAAATGACGTCAGCATCTTCAACACGGGTGCTAGAGGTGAGGCTACGCTTACCGACCTGCAGCTTCATGACAACATCAACGAGCTGTTCAACTCACGCCTTATATGCTCTCCCACCTTTGATGAGGGGGCGTTTCTTGAGTCTGAGAAGGGCCGGTCCCTGATCCCCCAGTTTAAAGCGATGATGCTGAACGTGACACACCTGATGGACTGCGTGACGTGTGAGAAGTGTCGCATTTGGGGAAAATTGGAGACGAAAGGCATTGCAGTAGCAATGAAGGTCATAATGAACCCGGAGAATGAGCGGATCACTTTGGATCGATCTGAGATGGTGACATTGGTGAACCTTGCACGCCAGTTGGCGTTTTCGGTTCGCAATGCGCAGCGTCTCGGCTCAGAGTGCAGCGAGGATGATTGA